Proteins encoded within one genomic window of Candidatus Poribacteria bacterium:
- a CDS encoding TRAP transporter fused permease subunit encodes MREKIKNNIFLAVSVLLCLFILIEVNYPQLAPQSELALFAMLGLIVVFLKYPIHPRFADYLVFRLLDIVLIVGVIICFGYVVGQTEPIFRAFWLGDKSLGDRAGAERLLDYVVGGFGLILILEGTRRSIGVTLPLLSLAFLLYAGFGQFMPDGLFPHRGYSVQRIVSQTFLHSQGTFGVALRVMFTYVFLFVLFGTLLERTGATGYVLDLARRVFGSSAGAPAKVAVLGSGMMGSLSGSAVANTATTGTFTIPLMRRAGFQPAMAGGIEAAASSGGALVPPIMGAGAYMMLEIVEPAVTYFEIIKAALLPAILYYVAMLCMVHFLAKHIGNAAWDSAPDVDATDENQTRASTDKLPKMQGVVFFTAFITLIVFLRMGATPFRAVSWSLLVVLVVGLFHPKTRVGISGISKAMGNAAQSGVSLIAAAACVGIILGVVTLTGIGSKLPSTLLPIASTNLMLALFFLMISTIILGMGLPSSVCYLLMAILVGPVLLDLGVVPLAAHFFIFYFGMMSMVTPPVALAAYAAAAIAGSGIMATGFAAFRFALVGFALPYVFVLRPALLWLSGDGSTPDMWTVFGNFSLTLVGTIIFAAAIAGYIFNRLTLWTRGILCIAALILFFLPTGMQFVWIHGIVVLASIAVFYYNWLAKKEARHEKPG; translated from the coding sequence TTGAGAGAAAAGATAAAAAATAACATCTTTCTTGCAGTCTCGGTGCTGCTGTGCCTCTTTATCTTAATCGAGGTTAACTATCCGCAGCTTGCACCACAATCTGAGTTGGCACTCTTTGCGATGCTGGGGTTAATAGTGGTATTCTTGAAATACCCTATTCATCCACGTTTTGCGGACTACCTTGTCTTTCGGCTTTTGGATATCGTGCTGATAGTCGGTGTGATTATCTGTTTCGGTTATGTTGTCGGTCAAACGGAACCGATCTTCCGAGCATTTTGGTTAGGTGATAAGTCCCTCGGGGATCGGGCGGGGGCGGAACGGCTATTGGATTATGTGGTTGGCGGGTTTGGACTTATCTTGATTTTAGAGGGGACGCGCCGTTCTATTGGCGTGACGCTCCCGCTGCTCTCTCTTGCGTTTCTTCTTTACGCTGGCTTTGGTCAGTTTATGCCGGATGGATTGTTTCCGCATCGCGGATATTCCGTTCAACGGATTGTCAGCCAGACGTTTCTGCACAGTCAAGGCACATTTGGTGTCGCGCTGCGAGTGATGTTCACTTATGTGTTTCTTTTTGTGTTGTTTGGGACGTTGTTGGAACGCACGGGAGCAACCGGTTACGTTTTGGATTTGGCGAGGCGTGTGTTTGGTTCAAGCGCAGGTGCGCCTGCGAAGGTCGCCGTGTTGGGCAGCGGTATGATGGGATCATTGTCGGGTTCCGCCGTTGCGAACACCGCAACGACCGGTACGTTCACGATTCCGTTGATGCGACGCGCCGGATTCCAACCGGCGATGGCGGGAGGTATTGAAGCTGCTGCGAGTTCTGGTGGCGCGTTGGTGCCACCGATCATGGGCGCAGGGGCGTATATGATGCTCGAAATCGTAGAGCCTGCTGTTACGTATTTTGAGATCATCAAAGCTGCATTATTACCAGCGATCCTTTACTATGTGGCGATGTTGTGTATGGTGCATTTTTTGGCGAAACATATCGGGAACGCCGCGTGGGATAGTGCTCCGGATGTCGATGCTACGGACGAAAATCAAACGCGTGCGTCTACGGACAAACTTCCTAAGATGCAAGGTGTCGTCTTTTTCACGGCGTTTATCACACTGATTGTTTTCCTGCGAATGGGTGCTACACCCTTCCGGGCGGTGAGTTGGAGTCTGTTAGTTGTATTGGTTGTGGGTCTCTTTCATCCTAAAACCCGCGTCGGGATTTCGGGGATTTCAAAGGCGATGGGAAACGCTGCACAGAGCGGTGTGTCGCTGATTGCAGCTGCAGCGTGTGTCGGTATCATTTTAGGTGTGGTGACACTAACGGGTATCGGTAGCAAGCTGCCCTCAACACTTTTGCCGATTGCGTCTACGAATCTGATGTTAGCGTTGTTTTTTCTGATGATTTCGACGATTATTCTGGGAATGGGCTTGCCTTCATCGGTCTGTTATCTATTGATGGCTATTTTGGTGGGTCCCGTGCTTCTGGATTTGGGGGTCGTTCCACTTGCTGCGCATTTTTTCATTTTCTATTTCGGAATGATGTCGATGGTAACTCCACCTGTCGCCTTGGCGGCGTATGCTGCAGCTGCCATCGCGGGTTCGGGGATAATGGCAACGGGATTCGCTGCGTTCAGGTTCGCGCTTGTCGGTTTTGCACTGCCTTACGTGTTTGTGTTGCGACCGGCGTTACTCTGGTTGAGTGGGGATGGTAGTACGCCGGATATGTGGACGGTTTTCGGGAATTTCTCACTAACGTTAGTTGGGACGATTATCTTTGCGGCTGCGATTGCTGGTTATATCTTTAACAGACTGACGCTATGGACGCGCGGCATTTTGTGTATTGCTGCGCTCATTCTCTTTTTTCTACCGACCGGCATGCAGTTCGTGTGGATTCATGGAATAGTTGTCCTCGCAAGTATTGCCGTTTTCTACTATAATTGGCTGGCAAAAAAGGAGGCGCGTCATGAAAAACCCGGTTAG
- a CDS encoding GNAT family N-acetyltransferase, translated as MRNTIVYRHWMPGDDDAVLAFRPNTNEDWFRHKFDDEDLEPEGIRLAFLNERVVGHVMGELTTLDIEGKVQKFGEVMDVFVAPDMRRQGIATRLMQEVHTYFERKGCCGSILDLNTEASLRLYRKVGYQEVTRTLRTQLLPSSEDSQLKWTDPRLEDLKVLHQLDKRWSRQNFRVLWAPGHVKVNQFNLNNYRVLRRDSDIIGYAEWSESSEGYPSGLIWDPIVPNVDPIEVIKSIQAVIPTPLAWWTCTGSRYENPLRHLGCLFEETLDVKMIIFFGQQIDLTRQFRTFS; from the coding sequence ATGCGCAATACAATCGTTTACAGACATTGGATGCCTGGCGATGATGACGCTGTCTTGGCATTTCGACCTAATACCAATGAAGATTGGTTTCGACATAAGTTTGACGATGAGGACCTTGAACCTGAAGGGATTCGTTTGGCGTTTCTCAATGAAAGGGTTGTTGGACATGTTATGGGTGAACTTACTACACTCGATATTGAGGGAAAGGTTCAGAAATTCGGAGAGGTTATGGATGTCTTTGTCGCCCCGGATATGCGTCGGCAAGGCATTGCAACCCGTTTGATGCAGGAGGTGCACACCTACTTTGAGAGGAAAGGTTGTTGCGGAAGTATCCTTGACCTAAATACGGAAGCCTCTCTTCGATTATATCGGAAGGTCGGATATCAGGAGGTTACCAGAACATTACGCACACAACTCTTGCCGAGTTCGGAGGACTCTCAACTCAAATGGACAGACCCGCGTCTTGAAGATTTAAAGGTCTTACATCAATTAGATAAGAGATGGTCAAGGCAGAATTTCCGAGTTTTGTGGGCACCAGGGCACGTGAAGGTAAATCAGTTCAATTTGAATAATTACCGTGTCCTACGTCGCGATAGCGACATCATTGGTTATGCAGAATGGTCTGAGTCGTCGGAAGGCTATCCAAGCGGATTGATTTGGGACCCGATTGTGCCGAATGTGGATCCAATAGAAGTTATCAAATCAATTCAAGCAGTGATTCCGACACCGCTGGCGTGGTGGACTTGTACTGGAAGCAGATATGAAAATCCGCTTCGTCACCTCGGATGCTTGTTTGAAGAAACACTGGATGTCAAAATGATCATATTTTTTGGGCAGCAGATTGATTTGACTCGGCAATTCCGAACCTTTTCGTAG
- a CDS encoding ABC transporter permease, which produces MEIHDVVATGILHLSQNRLRAGLSILGILIGIASVLCMMAIGDGAKRLIVKDLEKLGGANQVQLWTRSTIWKRRGLVRRTTERYTLADAHAIEAECPNVLFVLPKNEVFSPHLVSSRYGSRPAPRLEGVTADYALGMHWEIQEGRFLSENDIENATQVCVLGASIASELFSETSSIGQEVKVRFSWRLPSVRLRVVGVMKAKGRSLSSWRSLDDTICVPLTTRQQRIFRNPYVDRLVLFFQKDADVYSVIDSVKDVLRKRHRGKDDFIGYWIPKGNIQRLAHTQKMIKIALGSIASFSLFVGGIGIMNMCLVSVGEKTREIGLRKSVGARQIHIFWQFLTESICLCFCGGIFGIAGGWLAAHGMARLAVRIVPILPEWPVVLSLPWILTSVIFSVFMGVSFGVYPAMRAARLSPIDALRTEN; this is translated from the coding sequence ATGGAAATCCATGATGTTGTCGCTACGGGTATCTTACATCTTTCTCAGAACCGATTGCGTGCTGGGTTATCCATTCTCGGTATTCTTATCGGGATTGCAAGTGTGCTATGCATGATGGCTATCGGCGATGGTGCGAAACGTCTCATCGTTAAAGACCTTGAAAAACTTGGTGGTGCAAACCAAGTCCAATTGTGGACACGGAGTACCATTTGGAAGCGGCGAGGGCTCGTGCGGCGGACAACTGAACGGTATACGCTTGCGGACGCTCATGCCATTGAAGCAGAATGTCCCAACGTCTTATTTGTTTTACCGAAAAATGAAGTATTCAGCCCGCACCTCGTTAGTAGCCGATACGGCAGTCGACCCGCTCCGCGTCTCGAAGGTGTCACCGCAGACTATGCACTCGGTATGCACTGGGAGATTCAAGAGGGCAGATTCCTCTCCGAGAACGATATTGAAAACGCAACTCAGGTCTGTGTCTTAGGTGCCAGTATTGCCAGTGAATTGTTTAGCGAAACCTCTTCTATTGGTCAAGAGGTAAAGGTGCGGTTTTCTTGGCGGTTGCCCTCGGTGAGGCTACGTGTTGTCGGTGTGATGAAAGCAAAGGGTCGTAGTCTCAGTTCTTGGCGTTCTTTAGATGATACCATTTGTGTCCCGCTGACAACGCGTCAACAACGGATTTTCCGCAACCCGTATGTTGATAGATTGGTTCTCTTTTTTCAAAAAGATGCGGATGTTTACAGTGTCATTGATTCGGTTAAAGATGTCCTTCGCAAAAGACACCGGGGGAAAGATGACTTTATCGGTTATTGGATACCGAAAGGTAATATTCAGCGGCTTGCGCACACGCAAAAGATGATAAAAATCGCGTTGGGAAGTATCGCAAGTTTCTCGCTTTTCGTTGGCGGCATCGGTATTATGAATATGTGTCTTGTCTCCGTCGGTGAGAAAACGCGGGAGATCGGTTTACGAAAATCGGTTGGAGCGAGACAGATTCACATTTTCTGGCAATTTTTGACAGAATCAATATGTCTCTGTTTCTGTGGTGGCATATTTGGTATCGCGGGAGGTTGGTTAGCGGCGCACGGAATGGCAAGACTCGCCGTACGCATCGTACCAATTTTGCCTGAGTGGCCCGTCGTTCTCTCTTTACCTTGGATACTGACTTCTGTTATTTTTTCGGTTTTCATGGGTGTTAGTTTCGGCGTGTACCCCGCGATGCGGGCGGCGCGGCTTTCACCTATTGACGCACTCCGGACCGAGAATTAA
- a CDS encoding DPP IV N-terminal domain-containing protein, whose protein sequence is MKGKLAYIVLGTTLLFVYFLLATNLYVYASDVPYIAFSSKRNGNYDIYMMDINGKNLQQLTDHLANETYPTFSPDGQWMAYNSSRDGNEDVYVMNLKTKVSHRLTNHPARDFNPAWSPDGRWIAFVSERAGTFDIYKVEPSGANLQQLTHGDEKNNTPAWSPDGQFIAFRAFKDPAGIYIMHADGGNQSRLKNQPEPGWMPAWSPDGKRIAFTVVLGGNYDIYTLNIDGSDLRRVTRNMAGDWSPAWHPDGHSMVFSSTLLNNLLGKWEGNSDIYHIDVNGAVDNRRRLTRHRETDMGPTWVPTGTLSVSPTAETQTTLWGRLKQPVQD, encoded by the coding sequence ATGAAAGGAAAACTTGCCTATATTGTATTGGGAACGACCCTGCTATTCGTGTATTTCTTGCTGGCGACGAATCTTTATGTATACGCGTCCGATGTGCCGTATATTGCTTTTAGTTCCAAGCGTAATGGAAATTATGACATCTACATGATGGATATCAACGGCAAGAATCTCCAGCAGCTGACAGACCACTTAGCCAATGAGACTTACCCTACGTTTTCGCCGGACGGACAGTGGATGGCTTATAATTCCTCTCGGGACGGCAATGAGGACGTTTATGTGATGAACCTCAAAACAAAGGTATCCCACCGGTTGACGAACCATCCGGCACGTGACTTTAATCCGGCATGGTCTCCAGACGGACGATGGATTGCGTTTGTCTCTGAGAGAGCAGGGACGTTTGACATCTACAAAGTCGAACCGAGTGGGGCGAATCTCCAACAGTTGACGCATGGGGATGAGAAGAACAACACCCCGGCTTGGTCCCCTGATGGTCAATTCATCGCTTTTCGTGCTTTCAAGGACCCGGCTGGTATTTATATCATGCATGCGGATGGCGGAAATCAGAGCAGACTCAAAAACCAACCGGAACCGGGATGGATGCCGGCGTGGTCTCCGGATGGGAAACGGATTGCCTTTACCGTAGTTTTAGGCGGAAATTATGACATCTACACCCTAAACATTGACGGGAGTGATCTCAGACGGGTAACACGCAATATGGCGGGTGATTGGTCGCCAGCCTGGCACCCTGATGGACACTCGATGGTTTTCTCGTCCACACTGTTGAACAATTTGCTGGGAAAGTGGGAGGGAAATTCTGACATCTATCACATAGATGTCAATGGTGCTGTAGATAATCGTCGCAGATTGACACGCCATCGGGAGACAGATATGGGTCCGACATGGGTGCCAACAGGTACTTTATCCGTTTCTCCGACTGCGGAGACACAAACAACACTCTGGGGTAGGTTGAAGCAGCCTGTCCAGGACTAA
- a CDS encoding DPP IV N-terminal domain-containing protein produces MKGKLAYIVLGTTLLFVYFLLATNLYVYASDVPYIAFSSKRRNENYDIYMMDINGNNLQRLTDHLAHETYPTFSPDGQQMAYVFSPDGNKDIYVMDLKTKVSKRLTNHPARDLNPAWSPDGRWIAFASERAGTLDIYKIELSGANLQQLTDADEKNNTPVWSPDGQFIAFRSFKDPAGIYIMDADGGNQSRLKNQPHQAYTPAWSPDGKQIAFCAVFFGGYDICILNVDGTDLRRITRHRNGEGSPAWSPDGHTIVFSSWWDRTSDIYRTDINGIIGNRRRLTRHPESDMGPTWVPIGPLSVSPTAETQTTLWGRLKQTAHD; encoded by the coding sequence ATGAAAGGAAAACTTGCCTATATTGTATTGGGAACGACACTGCTATTCGTGTATTTCTTATTGGCGACGAATCTTTATGTATACGCATCCGATGTGCCGTATATTGCCTTTAGTTCCAAGCGGCGGAATGAAAATTATGATATCTACATGATGGATATCAACGGCAATAATCTCCAGCGGCTGACAGACCATTTAGCTCATGAGACTTATCCTACGTTTTCGCCGGACGGACAGCAGATGGCTTACGTTTTCTCTCCGGATGGCAATAAGGACATTTATGTGATGGATCTCAAGACGAAGGTATCTAAGCGACTGACGAACCATCCGGCACGTGACCTTAATCCCGCATGGTCTCCGGATGGGCGATGGATCGCGTTTGCCTCCGAGAGAGCAGGAACACTTGACATCTACAAAATCGAACTGAGTGGTGCGAATCTCCAACAGTTGACGGACGCGGATGAGAAGAATAACACCCCGGTTTGGTCCCCTGATGGTCAATTCATCGCTTTTCGTTCTTTCAAGGACCCGGCTGGCATCTATATCATGGATGCGGATGGCGGAAATCAGAGCAGACTCAAAAACCAACCCCACCAGGCATATACACCCGCGTGGTCTCCGGATGGCAAACAGATCGCCTTTTGCGCAGTTTTTTTCGGAGGCTATGACATCTGCATCCTAAACGTTGATGGGACAGATCTCAGACGGATCACCCGCCATCGGAACGGTGAGGGGTCGCCCGCTTGGTCACCTGATGGACACACGATTGTTTTCTCGTCCTGGTGGGACAGAACTTCTGACATCTATCGAACAGATATCAATGGCATCATAGGGAATCGCCGCAGATTGACACGCCATCCGGAGTCAGATATGGGTCCGACCTGGGTGCCAATAGGTCCTTTATCTGTTTCTCCGACTGCGGAGACACAAACAACACTCTGGGGCAGACTCAAGCAGACCGCCCACGACTAA
- a CDS encoding DPP IV N-terminal domain-containing protein: MKSAMTDKRVYFAFGVALVLVHTLLINNICAQTYGTQYISYVSNITGDYNVYRQDTNGENLRPLTNHPTDEKDLTWSPNGRFLAYTSNQDGTYKIYVLDIRTGEHWRLTNRHEREWTPAWSPDGKWIAFASGNLDFIPGVKINLTTDIYKADINGAHLVQLTDKGTNVGPTWSPDSQRIAFVSYHRGNERKGIYVMDADGRRLRRINDKEVQALDGIIQSQCAWSPDGEQIAFSMVVPREDRMHLYVIDIDGKNFRQLTEGPPILGNKDGVRFPEIRQPVWSPNGKWIAYVYEKSFGDADIYVIDAMGNGRGKPLVKAGGRNLSPAWVPEGFLSVSPSPEKQTTLWGRLKQSVHD; encoded by the coding sequence ATGAAATCAGCGATGACAGATAAACGGGTATATTTCGCATTTGGGGTCGCATTGGTGTTAGTCCATACACTGCTGATAAATAATATCTGTGCTCAGACTTATGGTACTCAATACATTTCCTATGTATCCAACATAACAGGAGACTATAACGTTTATCGGCAGGATACAAATGGCGAAAATCTCCGTCCACTCACAAACCATCCAACAGATGAGAAAGATTTAACGTGGTCGCCGAATGGACGATTTTTGGCTTATACCTCAAATCAAGACGGAACCTACAAGATTTATGTCTTGGACATAAGGACAGGGGAACATTGGCGACTCACAAACCGCCACGAGAGAGAGTGGACACCGGCATGGTCTCCTGATGGAAAATGGATTGCATTTGCCTCTGGTAATCTTGACTTTATTCCCGGGGTCAAAATCAATCTAACGACCGATATCTACAAAGCGGATATCAACGGCGCACATCTGGTGCAGTTGACCGACAAGGGAACAAACGTGGGACCCACTTGGTCACCAGACAGCCAACGGATCGCGTTTGTCTCCTACCATCGGGGTAATGAAAGGAAAGGTATCTATGTGATGGATGCCGATGGAAGAAGGTTAAGACGAATTAATGATAAAGAGGTACAAGCACTCGATGGCATAATTCAAAGTCAGTGTGCTTGGTCTCCCGATGGCGAACAGATCGCCTTCAGTATGGTTGTCCCCAGGGAGGATCGCATGCACTTGTACGTGATTGACATAGATGGTAAGAACTTTCGTCAACTCACCGAGGGTCCCCCTATATTGGGGAACAAGGATGGTGTTCGGTTTCCTGAGATTCGCCAGCCTGTCTGGTCGCCTAATGGAAAATGGATTGCCTATGTTTATGAAAAATCATTTGGCGATGCTGATATTTATGTTATAGATGCGATGGGAAATGGACGTGGAAAACCGCTTGTGAAGGCTGGCGGGAGGAATCTATCTCCTGCATGGGTGCCGGAGGGGTTTCTCTCTGTATCCCCGAGTCCGGAGAAACAGACAACACTCTGGGGTAGGTTGAAGCAGTCTGTCCACGACTAA